The following proteins are encoded in a genomic region of Populus trichocarpa isolate Nisqually-1 chromosome 13, P.trichocarpa_v4.1, whole genome shotgun sequence:
- the LOC18104063 gene encoding MDIS1-interacting receptor like kinase 2 isoform X3, with translation MMSLLQKPFSMFLQVLFFLLLICIPSFFAFPPKSSATSFGAAKYVAAEGNKEAEALLKWKASLDDKHSQSVLSSWVGSSPCKWLGITCDNSGSVADFSLPNFGLRGTLHGFNFSSFPNLLTLNLWKNSLYGTIPSHISNLTKITNLDLSDNHFTGNIPLEIGLLTSLNFLYLDKNNLTGLIPASIGTLKRLSILYLWWNKLSGSIPSSIGNMTMLTRLDLSTNNLSASVPREIGQLESLVGLSLSFNNLNGSLPPEVNNLTHLTVLQLFSNNFTGHLPRDLCLGGLLVNFSAGYNHFSGPIPRSLRNCTGLFRFRLDWNQLTGNISEDFGLYPNLNYVDLSHNDLYGELTWKWGGFHNLASLKLSNNNITGEIPSELGKGTGLQMIDLSSNLLKGTIPKELGQLKALFNLALHNNHLFGVLPVEIQMLSQLQSLNLASNNLGGSIPKQVGECSNLLQLNLSHNKFIGSIPSEIGFLHFLGNLDLSGNLLAGEIPSQIGQLKQLETMNLSHNKLSGLIPNDFVDLVSLTAVDISYNELEGPIPKIKGFIEAPFEAFMNNSGLCGNASGLKPCTLLTSRRKSNKIVILILFPLLGSLLLLLIMVGCLYFHHRTSRERISCLGERQSPHSFVVWGHEEEILHETIIQATNNFNFNNCIGRGGYGIVYRAMLPTGQVVAVKKLHPSREGELMNLRTFRNEIRMLIDIRHRNIVKLYGFCSIIEHSFLVYEFIERGSLKMNLSSEEQAMDLDWNRRLNVVKGVANGLSYLHHDCSPPIIHRDISSSNVLLDLEYEAHVSDFGTARLLMPDSTNWTSFAGTFGYTAPELAYTMRVNEKCDVYSFGVVTMEVIMGMHPGDLISSLSASAFSSSSCSQMNQHALLKDVIDQRIPLPENRVAEGVVSIIKIAFACLLANPQSRPTMRQVASELISRWPPLSKSFSAITLEDLMPQTTVTG, from the exons ATGATGTCCTTGCTACAGAAACCATTCTCAATGTTTCTCcaagtccttttttttctccttctaatTTGCATTCCTTCTTTCTTTGCCTTTCCTCCTAAATCCTCTGCAACTTCATTTGGTGCTGCCAAATATGTTGCTGCTGAAGGTAATAAAGAAGCGGAGGCTCTCCTAAAATGGAAAGCAAGTCTTGACGACAAGCACAGCCAATCTGTCCTGTCTTCTTGGGTTGGTAGCAGCCCTTGCAAGTGGCTTGGAATCACTTGTGACAATTCTGGAAGTGTCGCGGATTTCAGCCTTCCAAATTTCGGTCTGAGAGGTACACTTCATGGTTTCAACTTCTCATCCTTCCCCAATCTTCTCACTCTCAATCTCTGGAAAAATTCACTCTATGGAACTATTCCATCCCACATTAGTAACCTGACCAAAATCACCAATTTAGACTTGAGTGATAATCATTTCACAGGAAATATTCCACTTGAGATAGGATTGTTGACAAGTCTTAACTTTTTgtaccttgataaaaataatctCACTGGTTTGATCCCAGCTTCTATTGGAACTTTGAAACGCCTATCCATTCTCTATCTATGGTGGAACAAACTCTCTGGTTCTATTCCTTCTTCTATTGGGAACATGACTATGCTCACTCGACTTGATCTGAGCACAAATAATTTGTCTGCATCTGTTCCTCGGGAAATAGGACAACTCGAATCCCTTGTTGGTTTGAGCTTGTCCTTTAATAATCTTAATGGTTCTCTGCCCCCGGAGGTGAATAATCTCACACATTTGACGGTTTTGCAATTGTTTTCAAACAATTTCACTGGCCATTTACCACGAGACTTGTGCCTTGGTGGGTTACTAGTAAATTTTTCAGCCGGCTACAATCATTTTTCTGGTCCAATCCCTAGAAGCTTGCGAAATTGTACAGGTCTTTTTAGATTTAGGCTTGACTGGAACCAATTGACAGGGAATATTTCTGAAGATTTTGGCCTCTACCCAAACTTGAACTATGTGGACCTCAGTCACAATGATTTGTATGGTGAGCTTACGTGGAAATGGGGAGGTTTTCACAACTTGGCGAGCCTAAAATtgtcaaacaataatatcaccGGTGAGATACCATCAGAGCTTGGAAAGGGTACTGGGCTACAAATGATTGATCTCTCGTCAAATCTCCTAAAGGGGACAATTCCAAAAGAATTGGGGCAGTTGAAGGCGTTGTTCAACCTTGCTCTTCATAACAACCATCTTTTTGGTGTCCTTCCCGTTGAAATCCAAATGCTATCTCAACTTCAATCCCTTAATTTAGCTTCTAATAATCTTGGTGGATCAATCCCAAAACAAGTGGGAGAGTGCTCAAATTTATTGCAATTGAACTTGAGTCATAATAAGTTCATAGGGAGCATCCCATCTGAGATAGGCTTCCTGCATTTTCTTGGAAATCTAGATCTCAGTGGGAATCTTCTGGCAGGAGAGATACCATCACAAATTGGGCAATTGAAACAGTTAGAAACGATGAACCTGTCTCACAACAAACTTTCAGGTTTGATTCCAAATGATTTTGTAGATTTGGTGAGCTTGACAGCTGTAGACATTTCCTACAATGAACTAGAGGGCCCTATCCCCAAAATCAAAGGCTTCATTGAAGCTCCATTTGAAGCTTTTATGAATAATAGTGGTCTCTGTGGAAATGCCAGTGGTCTAAAGCCTTGTACACTTCTTACAAGCAGGAGAAAGAGCAAcaaaattgtcattttgattctttttcctctcctgGGCAGTCTACTTCTACTACTTATCATGGTTGGGTGTTTATACTTTCACCACCGAACAAGTAGAGAAAGAATTTCCTGTTTAGGAGAGCGACAAAGTCCACACAGTTTTGTAGTATGGGGCCATGAGGAAGAGATCCTACATGAAACTATCATCCAGGCCACTAATAATTTCAACTTCAATAACTGCATTGGGAGAGGGGGATATGGAATTGTTTATCGAGCCATGTTGCCAACTGGTCAGGTGGTTGCCGTGAAGAAACTTCACCCATCAAGAGAGGGCGAGCTTATGAATTTGAGAACTTTTAGAAATGAGATTCGCATGTTAATAGATATTCGACATCGGAATATTGTGAAGTTATATGGATTTTGTTCAATAATAGAGCACTCTTTTTTAGTTTACGAGTTCATAGAAAGGGGAAGTTTGAAGATGAATTTATCTAGCGAAGAACAGGCAATGGACTTGGATTGGAATAGAAGGCTTAATGTTGTTAAAGGAGTGGCCAACGGATTATCCTATTTGCACCATGATTGCTCGCCTCCAATCATTCATCGAGACATTTCCAGCAGCAATGTTCTTTTAGATTTGGAATACGAGGCTCATGTTTCGGATTTTGGGACAGCTCGGCTCTTGATGCCTGACTCAACCAACTGGACCTCATTTGCTGGCACCTTCGGATACACAGCTCCAG AGCTAGCTTACACAATGAGAGTGAACGAGAAGTGCGATGTCTACAGCTTTGGAGTGGTCACAATGGAAGTAATAATGGGAATGCATCCGGGTGATCTCATCTCATCTCTTTCTGCATCAGCATTTTCCTCCTCGTCGTGCTCACAAATGAACCAGCATGCATTGTTGAAGGATGTGATAGACCAACGTATCCCACTTCCTGAAAATCGAGTTGCAGAAG GTGTGGTCTCCATTATCAAAATAGCATTTGCATGCTTGCTTGCCAATCCCCAATCTAGGCCAACCATGCGACAAGTAGCTTCGGAGCTCATATCTCGATGGCCTCCGCTGTCAAAGTCATTCTCCGCAATAACATTGGAAGATCTGATGCCTCAAACAACTGTGACAG